From Ascochyta rabiei chromosome 12, complete sequence, the proteins below share one genomic window:
- a CDS encoding hexose transporter hxt5, translated as MATAATMKDERPSHESSMRDVEKKPMMLSGGAKQIFRPRIIAMAMIVSMGGFIFGYDTGQISGFLEMPNFLEKFADDHNTDGSLKFSNVRSGLIVALLSIGTLIGALIAAPVSDKFGRKYSIVFWNIIFCVGVVVQITTIDAWYQIAIGRWVAGLGVGGLSVLTPMYQSETAPRYVRGALVSCYQLFITLGIFVAYCINFGTESDNSSRAWKLPMGIGFIWSALMVFGIFFMQESPRWEYRQGKIDSARKTIALTYGVNEDHAEVQREIREIELKMEAERAGGGNHPWYEIFTGPRMAYRTLLGITLQMLQQLTGANYYFYYGTTVFQSIGLSNSYVTSIILGAVNFGCTFPGLYIVEKYGRRPALIYGALWMFMCFLVFASLGHFALDNSDGTQSQGVGYAMIIFACLFIAAFASTWGPIVWAVVGEIYPSRYRAKCMALATASNWVWNFLISFFTPYITSAIDYRYGYVFAGCCFAGALVVYFFVCESHGRSLEEIDTMYILGVKPWASKHWVPTEGEELPNLDNTYLTPGARGINKKGEARAPEQAMMEHVPESEMQSSGAATGAR; from the exons ATGGCCACCGCTGCAACCATGAAGGATGAACGGCCCTCACATGAGTCTTCCATGAGGGATGTGGAGAAGAAGCCAATGATGCTTTCTGGTGGCGCGAAGCAGATCTTCCGCCCCAGGATCATTGCCATGGCTATGATTGTGTCTATGGGTGGTTTTA TCTTCGGCTACGACACTGGCCAAATCTCTGGCTTTCTCGAGATGCCAAACTTCCTAGAAAAGTTTGCGGACGATCACAACACAGATGGCTCTCTGAAGTTTAGCAACGTGCGATCTGGACTGATCGTGGCCCTGCTCTCTATTGGTACACTGATCGGTGCTCTGATTGCTGCGCCTGTCTCCGACAAATTCGGCCGCAAGTACTCGATCGTCTTCTGGAACATCATCTTCTGCGTTGGTGTGGTAGTCCAGATCACAACAATCGACGCCTGGTATCAAATCGCCATCGGTCGCTGGGTTGCGGGTCTCGGAGTCGGCGGTCTTTCCGTCCTCACACCCATGTATCAGTCCGAGACCGCTCCTCGCTACGTCCGCGGTGCGCTCGTCTCGTGCTACCAGCTGTTTATCACGCTCGGTATCTTCGTCGCATACTGCATCAACTTCGGAACCGAGAGTGACAACAGCTCGCGCGCGTGGAAACTGCCCATGGGTATTGGCTTCATCTGGTCTGCTCTCATGGTGTTCGGCATCTTCTTCATGCAGGAATCGCCTCGATGGGAGTACCGCCAGGGCAAGATCGACAGCGCTCGCAAGACCATTGCACTCACATACGGCGTCAACGAGGACCATGCCGAAGTGCAGCGTGAAATCAGGGAGATCGAGTTGAAGATGGAGGCTGAGCGTGCTGGTGGCGGCAACCACCCTTGGTACGAGATCTTCACGGGTCCGAGGATGGCGTACCGCACACTTCTTGGCATCACCCTTCAGATGCTCCAGCAACTTACTGGCGcaaactactacttctactac GGAACAACCGTCTTCCAGTCTATCGGCCTGTCAAACTCATACGTTACCAGCATCATCCTCGGCGCCGTAAACTTTGGCTGCACCTTCCCCGGTCTCTACATTGTGGAGAAGTACGGCCGTCGACCCGCGCTCATCTACGGTGCGCTGTGGATGTTCATGTGCTTCCTTGTTTTCGCCTCTTTGGGCCACTTTGCGCTTGACAACAGCGACGGCACGCAATCGCAGGGTGTTGGATATGCTATGATCATCTTCGCTTGTCTCTTCATTGCCGCGTTTGCGTCGACATGGGGGCCGATCGTGTGGGCTG TTGTTGGTGAAATCTACCCTTCTCGCTACCGTGCCAAGTGCATGGCTCTTGCAACCGCAAGCAACTGGGTCTGGAACTTTTTGATTTCCTTCTTCACGCCGTACATCACCTCCGCCATCGACTACCGCTACGGCTACGTGTTCGCCGGGTGCTGTTTCGCCGGCGCGCTGGTCGTCTACTTCTTCGTCTGCGAGAGCCACGGCCGCTCGCTCGAGGAGATCGACACCATGTACATTCTCGGCGTCAAGCCGTGGGCAAGCAAGCACTGGGTGCCCACCGAGGGCGAGGAGCTGCCGAATCTCGACAACACGTATCTCACGCCTGGCGCACGGGGGATTAACAAGAAGGGCGAGGCGAGAGCTCCCGAGCAGGCGATGATGGAACACGTGCCCGAGAGCGAGATGCAGAGTAGTGGTGCTGCTACCGGGGCGAGGTAG